The following proteins are encoded in a genomic region of Arachis stenosperma cultivar V10309 chromosome 4, arast.V10309.gnm1.PFL2, whole genome shotgun sequence:
- the LOC130976601 gene encoding dnaJ protein ERDJ3A, with protein MKTRSSKWVICVLVTLFCFLACFKIEAKTIDPYKVLGVDKNASQREIQKAFHKLSLQYHPDKNKAKGAQEKFAQINNAYEILSDEEKRKNYDMYGDEKGHPGFEAGQAGGQGGYSYFTGGGPGQSQFNFRPGDWQGMGGQGGGSKSFSFSFGGPGGGGSGGSGGSFGFDLNDIFGSFFGRGGGGGGGSQFGGFGSGSTGSHFGGFGSSTGSQSASKKSSKSFKAINSRVYEKEIFDQGMTWILLAYTPSLKGIQHFESVSEETSSSLQGALKVGSINCEKEISFCKEIGVNLRRAPRLFVYSYKENEKGSLVEYTGDLSVKDLKAFCQEHLPRFSKRTDVKSLDQLSTTGKLPRVMLLSTKKDTPVIWRVLSGLYHKRLAFNDAQVQDVSDPRVKKLGVDGLPAIVGWLPNGEKRILKSGISVKDLKSAVLDLSSLLDSFEKLCKKEASGHATKTQTDSEEGHIQLLSKSNFEELCGDKAPVCIIGAFRSSKARGKLESILSQVSQKSLSRRPNQGASSRDSISYALLDAAKQESFLKAFNKTDYKSSDKLLIAYKPRRGKYTVFKGDMTMEEVENFISSVLSGDIPFRETQNKPLLK; from the exons ATGAAGACCCGTTCATCCAAATGGGTTATTTGCGTCTTGGTCACTCTCTTCTGCTTCCTCGCGTGCTTCAAAATCGAAGCCAAAACTATCGACCCTTACAAG GTTCTTGGGGTTGATAAGAATGCAAGTCAGAGGGAAATTCAGAAGGCTTTCCACAA GCTCTCTCTTCAGTATCACCCTGACAAGAACAAAGCCAAGGGTGCACAAGAGAAGTTTGCTCAGATTAACAACG CGTATGAGATTTTATCTGATGAGGAGAAAAGGAAGAATTATGACATGTATGGTGATGAGAAAGGACATCCCGGATTTGAAGCTGGCCAAGCTGGAGGTCAGGGTGGATATTCTTATTTCACGGGTGGTGGACCGGGACAAAGCCAGTTCAACTTCAGACCAGGGGACTGGCAGGGTATGGGTGGGCAAGGAGGAGGATCGAAGTCATTCTCCTTTTCCTTTGGTGGGCCTGGTGGTGGTGGGTCCGGTGGATCTGGCGGATCTTTTGGATTCGATTTGAATGATATTTTTGGTAGTTTTTTTGGCCGTGGCGGAGGAGGAGGTGGTGGGAGTCAGTTTGGGGGTTTTGGCAGCGGTTCAACTGGTTCTCATTTTGGAGGTTTTGGTAGTTCAACTGGTTCTCAATCTGCGTCCAAGAAATCCTCTAAAAGCTTTAAAGCCATAAATTCACGAGTATATGAGAAAGAAATATTTGATCAGGGGATGACGTGGATTTTGTTAGCTTATACACCATCATTGAAGGGGATCCAGCACTTCGAATCTGTCTCTGAGGAGACTTCCAGTTCATTGCAAGGGGCATTGAAG GTTGGAAGTATTAATTGTGAAAAGGAAATATCATTCTGTAAGGAGATTGGTGTGAATCTGCGCAGAGCTCCACGGCTTTTTGTTTATTCTTACAAGGAGAATGAAAAGGGTTCTCTGGTTGAGTATACTGGTGACTTGTCTGTTAAGGATTTGAAGGCTTTTTGTCAAGAACACTTGCCTAGGTTTTCCAAACGGACTGACGTGAAATCTCTTGATCAATTAAGCACTACTGGAAAGTTGCCTAGGGTGATGCTTCTCTCAACCAAAAAAGACACTCCTGTAATCTGGCGTGTGCTTAGTGGCTTGTATCACAAGCGCTTGGCATTCAATGATGCACAG GTTCAAGATGTTTCTGATCCAAGAGTGAAAAAGTTAGGAGTTGATGGACTTCCAGCTATTGTGGGTTGGCTACCTAATGGAGAGAAGCGCATTTTGAAATCAGGGATTTCtgtaaaagatttgaaatctgcAGTTCTTGATCTTAGTAGTCTACTTGatagttttgaaaaattatgtaaaaaggAAGCATCTGGGCATGCTACGAAGACACAAACTGATTCTGAAGAGGGACACATACAGTTGCTTTCTAAGTCTAACTTTGAGGAGCTATGTGGTGATAAAGCTCCGGTATGCATCATTGGTGCCTTCAGGTCTTCTAAAGCCAGAGGAAAGCTAGAGTCAATTCTCTCTCAG GTCTCCCAGAAATCACTTTCAAGGCGACCAAATCAAGGAGCAAGCTCTAGGGATTCAATCTCCTATGCGCTCTTAGATGCTGCAAAGCAAGAATCATTTCTAAAAGCATTCAACAAGACAGATTACAAGTCATCAGATAAATTGTTGATCGCCTACAAGCCTAGGAGAGGTAAATACACTGTATTTAAGGGTGATATGACAATGGAGGAGGTTGAGAATTTCATCAGCTCAGTCCTCAGTGGAGATATACCCTTCAGGGAAACACAAAATAAACCTCTACTCAAGTAG